The DNA region tgtaaatgaaatgtaattattataagaaggctcaatacaaaaatacatttgatcccaaaaaaacagatattttctggaaaaaataacattttcacactcatttttgattttgatatcaTGTATCTCGTAAACTATGGCACCTACAGCtttgaaaattggattttttcttAGTTGGTCTTAGTTtcatcaataaaacaaaaatattaaaaaatgtaacattttctatttttgagCACCTGCTAGCCCTTAGAGTTTGCATTGGTCTTCGGCCAAATGTACAGGGGAACTATATCCATGCTGGTTTGACGGTAATTGGGTCCcagaattaagcttaaatttgtgatattgttaaaaaaaattaactccgcggttcctacttgacagctcgttccaagaggaccatagttgatcaatagggtggtccaaattcggacttttttggggctactcACTGAAATCAAAGTTTGACTCTTCTCTAGGCTAATTTCCAAATtagagctcattctgaccacgggaacccctccctccaatcgcttaaaatttatatgggaaaaatcgtcgaaatgtatggaaaaaaccaactgttttacttttttacctgtggatgGCGCTCTAATTTGGAAATTAGCCTAATGATGGGTCAAACCGAGGGTCaaactttgatttcagggggtagccccaaaaaagtccggatttggaccaccctatgatcaatcgaaaaaaatgttttcttgcactttttttttgcattaaaatgaacaaaagtgatcagaaatggtttttaatcgtgttttttcctTTGAACATGCAAATTAACAAAGGGCTTTAAGACCGAGTTTAAGACCCTATTGCTCCATAATaaagtaattttatttcatttattgagTTGTTTTGGCAAAGCATCAGTGCAGTAATTAAATTAAACAGAGATTTGAGATGCCTTCCAATAGTTTACTAATTCTAAGGAGGTAAGATTTTAATGGTACAAAGGAGAACGAATTGAGAAATTTGGAAACCTAAGCTCGAAATTTGTTGACACTTCCACCCCCAACTACAACAGAAatgaaaatgcacttttttagaATCTCTGCCATATATATTTTGCTTTCAGTCGAAAACACAGCTTTAATACTTAATCACGTTTTATGATGTGTCGTTTCGTTGATAAAACTATCGTGATGATATTTTTCTATGTGCTCCGCAACATAGATAACATAAATTAACGGAATAGCAAAACAGAGCGCTAAAATGCACACAAGAAGACAAATCCAGGAAATATCACAGTCGGATCCGTTGCACGAGAAGTCGTTTGAAGGCAGCTTCAGTGGCCTCGGTTGGGGCAAATTATCATCGTACTCCCCGCTGAGCAACGGTGCCTGCTCTGTCTGTCCCACCGAAGAATGGTCCACTCGGAAGTCATCACCATTCGGGAACGACGAGCTTGCCgttgtcgtcgccgtcgtcgggTCATTCTTGTAGGAAGCTGTACTCACCGCTGCCACAATCAGTTTTTCGTCAAGATTCGTTTGCTTTTCAATCACCAGTGCTGCAGATTGGGCCGCGTTGGAAAAGTTCCTCTTGGGACTACTGTTACCGCTACTGTGCACTTTTGGCAGAGTTTCTAGTAATATCGAATGGGGCGTAATTGGCACTCGTATAATCCTTCGAGCGAAGATTTCTTTGTCTTTgtcgattttgtttattttcttaAGTTCCGCAATCTATAAGAGGTAAAAGAAAGTGGTATTTCGATCTAAGCCGAAGAAACTAAGCCTACTTACCGTGCAGTTAAATCTCAATGCAATCGCTTGAAGCGTATCTCCTGGAAGAATCTGTGCCTCCATCCATCGCTCTAGTTCCGGTTTAGTTTCGTTTAGCTGAATAATGTCGTCATCCCCTGGTGGTCCACGTATACATTCGAGCAGCTCTGACCCTGAGGGGGGAAAACACCACGAATTACAGCCTCATACaagactaaaaaaaaacaaatttttgacatACCTTTGtcttttcattatttaaaagcACTTGGTGGAATATTAAACAGAATTACCTACGattactaaaatacaaaataaaatctaataaatttcaATTCCAGTTCCTTGTCCCCGAACATTCATTTAATCTCCACTGAAACAAATTGACACGTTGTTTACAGAAAGTGACATTTCATTTGTTGAATGAAACAATCCATACACGTTCAACTGTCGCTAGACAAAACAAGCTAAATCCTACACTGATAATCAACTTTACACactgttcagttcacttttacacacttgtatgggatttttcagttcaagtatgattacacgaaagtgtgtaatcatacttgaactgaaaaatcccatacaagtgtgtaaaagtgaactgaaaaaagtgtaatgctgtttACCAGTGTATTAGATTTAAGAGTGCAACATTACGACTAGCTTAAAAATAGGTAAAAATGTGTAAGTAAATAATAGAGtcatctaagcccgatctcacgcacactagcttaccttagtttttgctggcgaccacaaattttaacctaaaaatccatcgGGTACATACACGCCATACATGAGCacgtagatagctctatagagttatctacgtgcgtatgtattgcgtgtacgtacacgaaaaagattgaggttaaattttgtaccacccagcaaaacaaatggtgtgctagtgtgcgtgagctcggccttagataactctatagagctatttaagcccgatctcacacacactagcttACCACTTGTTTTTGCTAGCGGGTATAAATTTTAACATAGTTAAAACCCTTCTCTTCGCTTCGCTagaagacggtgattttagcggattgcagactggatattcgccatgtgatgtgaagattgtctaagcccaagttgcctaggaatcgataattttgaaccaattccacctgaactagattctcaccaccatggcagccgtccattgccgcgcaccagggacaagaaaagggaattggaagacgggaagtgttgatgctccacttttttcagagtattaagggaaaatctccacggtatcctcaagtaagtttcgcttggagttggatggtttttgggaaggatagggaaagctttcaattcttctcatatcttattggatgaattttaTCAGTCGCCCAAGCTATTTttagcgaggtatttttagattcaattgggtcctaaaatgaagcttagattgctgatattattgtttacagcgataaagcttatttttctgagtacaatgaccctttgtacgactacaaagagtttaaaatggatttttaaatcaattttgaaaaattaacctcgcggtccttcttgacagaaaagctcctacttgacagctcgttccaaggggaccatagttgatccatcgaaaaaatgttgtcttgtcaaaaaaaaaatttgcattaaaatgaaaaaaagtgatcagaaatggttttcaatcgtgttttttatcgttgtacatacaaattgacatagggctttagtacccaatttcaactgcgcttgcaatcttgcatgcaatcttggTTTTGAGTGCtgatattcaacttgcattcaattttattctttgtccgattcttggattcaatTATTATATCAGTCTCAGTCCTCCTCAAGTTACCAATGCTCCACGgataagtggaaagcatttttgcttgccaatctTATAGACAGGGAATCGAAACCCACCGTGAGCTTCAAggttttcattaaattcaaattttaatgagtccataactttctcgttgggagcagataggTATCGAACCCAAGACCATTCGCTTAtgaagcgaacatcgtaaccatttaGCCACGACGCTCCTCcgaattttaacctaaaaacccttcgtgtacaaacacgcaacttagataactctatacccGCAGACAACTTGGTAccgaaacacatgtgagcgctacaCACAATAAAAGTTTAGGCTGCattcataaagtacgtcacgataaaatcagccaaaatttacccccctccccccatttgtcacgctttccctatacttataacacgcaatgtcacactttctcagagTACCTCCctggcttccttctccgtggctccaccgtctcgggagccaccttggctgcttcctgcgggatgagggcgatccttggattttccgtccggaactgcgcccggcagcggagggaactccgctggcgtaaacgccggaactgctggactctgtttctccgccttccttgccggcggtttcggtttcgacgcctgctggcgcttcTGGATGAAGTCCacacgcttagggcagctgcggtccgtggcttcgtgggctccagagcagttggcacaccgcttcggctcggcttcttgactttgcactcgtccgtcttgtggggacccccacactGCCCACCatcgaaaaaacggctaatatccacttttggcaaaaacgagatattagcaccaggttaTAGAGGATgctccaacgcatcttctgacccttgaatttcactgaaatagtgtatagacttggctgccgatgcgaaaaaccaaacggctaatatgccactcttatgggatattgccttgacggagatttagtgacaaacactaaaacgcgtttttctcggaatacttgatttggcataatagccggattttcaattatgggcagcacagttgttgcacctgcctttcaggtgacagttcctggttccatgacccagctacaagcagttcctgcactgggtcacgttcggccgcttgttccggtaggcctcccaccggatgatagagcttgccacaactttcattgcagagagcttcttcagattggtgtatcccttggagaagaccacaatgtacgcagtttcgtccacggtggacttttccttccgcttgatgatatgcacctccagcgcgtccagcttgagatccctcttcagaaggtacttgacctcttccggtttcagttcatcaggacaACCACGAAaaaccacccgatgatttcgttcgctccgcagATCGTGGGTgcagaattccactttcttcttcttgagtagctcttgcaacttgtcaaaatctttgacagagaagcaggtcaccttggttccaaatcgggttagtttgtaaatcggtttgaaacctaatttacaactttccactatcgccacgagcttgtaaaaatccgtggtgttcttcaccatcaaaggtggttgcttttgtttacctgccgactggcagggtggtggaaccgccggggcgtcccctcctcctgctgggctggcattgttgttgtttttgttatccgctagcgggctgaacttgttgttgttgagcagggtcttctcaactttttctccttcgatgtcGATTCCAttgacctcgctggacttcttccgcttctgattcccgcggacgggacgaaaatcttcctcctcggaggatttCTCCAtctccatctgtcaaaaacttccaagcaccCGAGATGCAAAACACatcttaacttgtcgctggctggcgactgagtgtgcaggggtgagattggttcatacaaaagtgcagaaatttgtatgaccctcGGTATGACCCAATccttgacccaatctcaccccctcaCGGTGCATCAAGTATTTCAAGggtttaaagaatttcaagtattcatttttttctaagcattgcaagtaaatcaagttttcaagtatttcttgAACACAACCATTTCAACATTTGTAACTATTTCAaggatttcaagtatttcaaattgatttttaatatttgaagtatttcaagTGTTTCAAGTAGTTGaagtaaatattttaagtatctttttcatttattttaattacataaaggatttaaaatatttcctgtactttaagtattttgtgtttttcaagcatatcaagtaaaaaaataagacaTGTATTTCAAGTAATTCAGTTAATgttaatatttcaatttttctataatttcaattcaatttttttagatttaatcgtctcttactaagtttaatcatgaaatatctttataaacgtttcaggagtgattgaaaatatttttttagagggtttaataaattttcagtaatatgatttttttttattttatacatgtatgtaaccctcgATGTACacatccaaatttaaaatatttctagtattaataattttgagaaaaattagaATCCTGCGCTCTAACTAATCGCCGCAGAAAGATATCGTCGCAATGCAACGGTATATAGATGGGAGAGTAggcttataaaaaatcaaagtaaagTGGTCTGTCAATTTGAGAAAATCGTGATAATGCGTACGGGTAATTTTAGTGGAATTCCTAAATCAAACCATTTttctgaagcatttttttttgtagaaatggCGACGGCGGCTGCGACATCGTCCGGAATGGCCGGAACGACGACGTTGGCTGGCCAATCCGAGTGTGGACGAAGCAACTGTTGAAGTGACGAAGTTGTCGGTGCGGAAGTGCGACGGCTACCCCGGGACCTACTGTGGACAGCGGTGTCCGTGCTATGTCATTTCCAAGTCCTGTTTGGACTCAGTGGAGTGTCGGGGATGTTGGAACCTGCGTCGGGTCGATGATAGGAAGGTGAATTGGAgggcataaatattttttttaattctttaaaacatCTCGATTTTTTCAGGTCCGCCCTCACATTCCAGAGCTACAGAACCTAGAGATCAACCTGCACAACGCAACGGCAAACGAGTCACTCTCCATAGCCACGACCATCGTACTGGCGCCCTAATCCACCAGCGACGTAAACCCGGTAGTCAGTTCCGGCACAGGAGGTGGCCGAAAtctaacgaaactattggcactacgccccccggggcatggccttcctctaacgtgggatttctgctccagcgcctctgacgagacaggagaaaccgggaccgacgttttactttaccatccgatagaagctcagtggataaggcgggaatcgaacccgcgtctcatagcatcatcgggatcggcagccgaagccgctacccctgcgccacgagacccactatcTACGAGAagcttatttacaaaaaaaaaaatacaaattgaatGTGATGTGAACTGGGAagagaacaaaatttaaacgaaATATAAGAAAAAGCTAACTTGTTTATAACTTAATGAACCGCTTGCGTGGTTAATTTACTAAAAAAGTCAAGTATTTCATCTCGAGCTGAGATTCGAGCATCTCGCTCATAAAATTTGTAAAGGCCTTGAgaaaaaatttgtttgaaaggtTTGGCTGAAGATTCCGAAGAAATCAACTACATAAGGCtggtatgctgatcggaaggaacgcaaaactccatataaaaaaacgcccaagaaacggtcaaggaacGGGTCGACCcaactttaagaatttaagaatttaagaatttaagaatttaagaaggcgtgtgtgtgtgaaggtgcggctagctctggttgtcacgatgacagcagaactgagccagtccgtttcgcggtgcctgtccctcgggacgcatttttttttttcgcgttccggtttcgtcgatcgtcgtcggtgtgtatttcgggtgagtgcgtgcgcgtgagtgtgaaggtgcggctagctctggttgtcacgatgacagcagagctgagccagtccgtttcgcggtgcctgtccgtcgggacgcattttttttttcgcgttccggtttcgtcgatcgtcgtcggtgtgtatttcgggtgagtgcgtgcgtgtgtgtgtgaaggtgcggctagctctggttgtcacgatgacagcagagctgagccagtccgtttcgcggtgcctgtccgtcgggacgcatttttttcgcgttccggtttcgtcgatcgtcgtcggtgtgtatttcgggtgagtgcgtgcgcgtgtgtgtgaaggtgcggctagctctggttgtcacgatgacagcagagctgagccagtccgtttcgcggtgcctgtccgtcgggacgcattttttttcgcgttccggtttcgtcgatcgtcgtcggtgtgtatttcgggtgagtgcgtgcgcgtgtgtgtgaaggtgcggctagctctggttgtcacgatgacagcagagctgagccagtccgtttcgcggtgcctgtccgtcgggacgcattttttttcgcgttccggtttcgtcgatcgtcgtcggtgtgtatttcgggtgagtgcgtgcgcgtgtgtgtgaaggtgcggctagctctggttgtcacgatgacagcagagctgagccagtccgtttcgcggtgcctgtccgtcgggacgcattttttcgcgttccggtttcgtcgatcgtcgtcggtgtgtatttcgggtgagtgcgtgcgcgtgtgtgtgaaggtgcggctagctctggttgtcacgatgacagcagagctgagccagtccgtttcgcggtgcctgtc from Culex quinquefasciatus strain JHB chromosome 3, VPISU_Cqui_1.0_pri_paternal, whole genome shotgun sequence includes:
- the LOC6030939 gene encoding lysM and putative peptidoglycan-binding domain-containing protein 3, whose amino-acid sequence is MEAQILPGDTLQAIALRFNCTIAELKKINKIDKDKEIFARRIIRVPITPHSILLETLPKVHSSGNSSPKRNFSNAAQSAALVIEKQTNLDEKLIVAAVSTASYKNDPTTATTTASSSFPNGDDFRVDHSSVGQTEQAPLLSGEYDDNLPQPRPLKLPSNDFSCNGSDCDISWICLLVCILALCFAIPLIYVIYVAEHIEKYHHDSFINETTHHKT